The genomic stretch CGCTGGATGCCAGCGACGACCTGCTGCGGACCCTGCCGAAAACGCACAGCACCGAACGCGTCACCGCGCCGCTACGGCGGCTCGATACCGTGCTGCCGGAATGGATCGGCGACGCCACGAACGTTTTTCTGAAAATCGATACGCAGGGCTTCGAGCGCAACGTGCTGAACGGCGCAACCGAGACACTGCAACGGATTACGGGACTGCAGATGGAACTGTCGCTGTTCCCGCTTTACCAGGGCGAGGAAACCTACCTGTCCTTCCTCAACGACCTGCATACAATGGGCATGACGCCGCTGATGCTCGTGGAGACCAATTTTTCGCGGTCGCTGAAGCGGCAACTGCAGATCGATGTGGTGTTCGCATGGCCACGGCAGGGAGCACAGACATGACCGATACGGAATCCGACAGGCGCCGGGCGAAAATTGAATCCTATGAGG from Alphaproteobacteria bacterium encodes the following:
- a CDS encoding FkbM family methyltransferase; this encodes MRILPFSRKRTDKTTPGKIVSILQDRQVDLVVDVGANVGQTGQTLRQAGYDGRILSFEPVPSAHASLTAAAAADEKWTVAERMAIGDADGDIEINVSDSTDMSSALDASDDLLRTLPKTHSTERVTAPLRRLDTVLPEWIGDATNVFLKIDTQGFERNVLNGATETLQRITGLQMELSLFPLYQGEETYLSFLNDLHTMGMTPLMLVETNFSRSLKRQLQIDVVFAWPRQGAQT